A DNA window from Arachis hypogaea cultivar Tifrunner chromosome 18, arahy.Tifrunner.gnm2.J5K5, whole genome shotgun sequence contains the following coding sequences:
- the LOC112770405 gene encoding uncharacterized protein: protein MARVDGRIVKKILVDGGAVVNFMREKMMERIGKTERDLIKSSIGVTNFNGKTSFVRSVVLLSIDVGSVNRPTLFVVVPSKAGFNLLLERDWIHGIMGAIPSTLHQKLIFWNKDGGVEEVLADNSTCYYDEMHVEFRIYNPGV, encoded by the coding sequence ATGGCTCGTGTTGATGGAAGGATAGTCAAAAAGATTTTGGTTGACGGGGGAGCTGTTGTCAATTTCATGCGTGAAAAAATGATGGAAAGAATTGGGAAGACTGAAAGAGATTTGATCAAAAGTAGCATTGGGGTGACAAATTTTAATGGAAAGACTTCTTTTGTTAGAAGTGTGGTTCTGTTGTCAATTGACGTTGGTTCTGTCAATAGGCCAACTCTATTTGTTGTTGTTCCATCTAAAGCTGGTTTTAACTTGCTTTTGGAACGTGATTGGATTCATGGAATAATGGGTGCTATTCCATCCACTCtacatcaaaaattaattttctggaATAAAGATGGAGGAGTGGAAGAAGTTCTTGCTGACAATAGTACTTGTTACTATGATGAGATGCATGTGGAGTTCAGGATATATAATCCGGGAGTCTAG